One Defluviimonas aquaemixtae DNA window includes the following coding sequences:
- a CDS encoding DUF2478 domain-containing protein has protein sequence MLGYVVSEGRGAADRCLAAVAERLLAEGWRLAGAIQVNSDRADSARCDMDLHVLGPDRIVRISQNLGALSQGCRLDPAGLEQAVGLVERALDAGPELLIVNKYGKQEIDGRGFRPVIGRSLAQGVPVLTAVNQASLDGFNAFAHDMSERIALDRDAVLGWCRRVARSAA, from the coding sequence ATGCTGGGCTACGTGGTCTCCGAGGGGCGCGGTGCGGCAGATCGCTGCCTCGCCGCCGTGGCGGAGCGTCTGCTGGCCGAGGGCTGGCGACTCGCCGGCGCCATTCAGGTCAATTCCGACCGTGCGGACTCGGCGCGGTGCGACATGGACCTGCACGTGCTCGGCCCCGACCGCATTGTCCGGATCAGCCAGAACCTCGGCGCGCTGTCCCAGGGCTGCCGGCTCGATCCGGCGGGCCTCGAACAGGCGGTTGGGCTGGTGGAACGCGCGCTCGACGCGGGGCCCGAGCTTCTGATCGTGAACAAGTACGGCAAGCAGGAAATCGATGGCCGGGGCTTCCGGCCCGTGATCGGGCGTTCGCTCGCTCAAGGCGTGCCGGTCCTCACGGCTGTCAATCAGGCGAGCCTCGACGGCTTCAACGCCTTCGCGCACGACATGTCGGAGCGGATCGCGCTCGACCGCGACGCGGTCCTCGGCTGGTGCAGGCGGGTCGCACGGTCGGCAGCCTAG
- a CDS encoding molybdopterin guanine dinucleotide synthesis, whose amino-acid sequence MTGFDTIAVIDWTGGRDTGPRPRKDAIWAAVTREGEAEAPVYLRNRQVAEDWLIRLFEEEAAAGRRTFAGFDFPFGYPDGFARRVTGRDDPFALWDWFAANLADGPEGNNRFHLAGRLNEMFPGTGPFWFNGLREEIAGLPRKGRARSGHGMPERRRCEQLATGAFTCWQMGGAGAVGGQVMTGLACLSRLRARFAGQVAVWPFEKLTAPIAVVEVWPSLHAREIAAETDPGDIKDAVQVRVLAARIAAMQRTATLQATLADVPAPARREEGWIFGLPAPQAEAAA is encoded by the coding sequence GTGACCGGGTTCGACACCATTGCCGTCATCGACTGGACGGGCGGTCGGGACACCGGCCCGCGCCCCCGCAAGGACGCAATCTGGGCCGCCGTCACCCGCGAAGGCGAGGCGGAAGCCCCCGTTTACCTCCGCAACCGGCAGGTGGCCGAGGACTGGCTGATCCGTCTGTTCGAGGAAGAAGCGGCGGCGGGTCGGCGCACCTTCGCGGGCTTTGACTTTCCCTTCGGCTATCCTGACGGCTTCGCGCGGCGCGTCACGGGCCGCGACGATCCGTTCGCGCTCTGGGACTGGTTTGCGGCGAACCTCGCCGACGGGCCCGAAGGTAACAACCGCTTCCACCTCGCCGGGCGGCTCAACGAGATGTTCCCGGGCACTGGCCCGTTCTGGTTCAACGGCCTGCGGGAGGAGATCGCGGGCCTGCCGCGCAAGGGCCGTGCGCGCTCCGGCCACGGGATGCCGGAACGGCGGCGCTGCGAACAGCTGGCGACCGGCGCCTTCACCTGCTGGCAGATGGGCGGCGCGGGCGCGGTGGGCGGCCAAGTGATGACCGGTCTGGCCTGCCTGTCGCGCCTGCGCGCCAGGTTCGCCGGACAGGTCGCGGTCTGGCCGTTTGAAAAGCTCACGGCACCCATCGCGGTCGTCGAGGTCTGGCCATCGCTCCACGCCAGAGAAATCGCCGCTGAGACGGATCCCGGCGACATCAAGGACGCGGTGCAGGTGCGTGTCCTCGCGGCTCGGATCGCGGCGATGCAGCGGACCGCAACGCTGCAAGCGACACTCGCGGATGTGCCCGCCCCGGCGCGGCGCGAGGAGGGCTGGATCTTCGGCCTGCCGGCTCCGCAAGCCGAGGCGGCCGCATGA
- a CDS encoding AEC family transporter — MDVLLDVTLPVFLVIGFGYLAVWFGVFSDSGVEGLMKFTQGFAIPCLLFRAISTLDLGQTFQWPLLMSFYTGATAGFVAGLFGARILFARPWADSVAIGFCCLFSNSVLLGLPITERAYGTDALAANYAIVALHAPFCYALGITVMEIVRHGGSGVFRMVHNVLTAMFRNALMIGIAAGFAVNLSGVSLPGVFTDAVDLMVRAALPAALFGLGGVLVRYRPEGDLMTVLFICAVALLLHPAITWALGTGFALDQAPLRSAVVTAAMAPGVNSYIFANMYGVAKRVAATSVLLATALSVLTVSFWLSVLG; from the coding sequence ATCGACGTGCTGCTCGACGTCACGCTGCCCGTCTTCCTGGTCATCGGCTTCGGCTATCTTGCGGTCTGGTTCGGCGTCTTCAGTGATTCCGGTGTCGAGGGGCTGATGAAGTTCACCCAAGGCTTCGCGATCCCCTGCTTGCTGTTTCGCGCGATCTCGACGCTCGATCTGGGCCAGACCTTCCAGTGGCCGCTTCTTATGTCGTTCTACACCGGGGCCACGGCGGGCTTCGTCGCGGGTCTCTTCGGCGCGCGCATCCTCTTCGCCCGGCCCTGGGCCGACAGCGTCGCCATCGGCTTCTGCTGCCTCTTCTCCAACTCCGTCCTGCTCGGCCTGCCGATCACCGAACGCGCCTACGGGACGGACGCCTTGGCGGCCAACTACGCCATTGTCGCGCTGCACGCGCCCTTCTGCTACGCGCTCGGCATCACTGTGATGGAGATCGTGCGGCATGGCGGAAGCGGCGTCTTTCGCATGGTGCACAATGTCCTTACGGCGATGTTCCGCAACGCGCTGATGATCGGCATCGCGGCGGGTTTCGCGGTCAACCTGTCGGGCGTCAGCCTGCCGGGCGTTTTCACGGATGCGGTGGATCTGATGGTTCGTGCGGCCCTCCCTGCCGCTCTGTTCGGGCTGGGCGGGGTGCTCGTGCGCTACCGGCCCGAGGGCGACCTCATGACCGTCCTCTTCATCTGTGCCGTCGCGCTTCTGCTCCATCCGGCGATCACGTGGGCGCTCGGGACGGGCTTCGCGCTCGATCAGGCGCCGCTCCGGTCGGCGGTCGTAACAGCCGCCATGGCGCCCGGCGTCAACAGCTACATCTTCGCGAACATGTACGGCGTGGCGAAACGCGTCGCGGCCACGTCGGTGCTGCTCGCGACGGCGCTGTCGGTGCTGACGGTGTCCTTCTGGCTCTCGGTACTCGGCTGA
- a CDS encoding TatD family hydrolase: MTDSPRITDSHCHLDFSDFAGELDEVVGNAKRAGVHRMVTICTRLKHEPQVRAIAEAQDGVFYAAGTHPMNAADEPMASVDELVALACHPKFVGIGESGLDYHYTAESAEVQQKSLRVHIAAARETGLPLIIHARAADEDMARILTEEHRNGAYPCVMHCYSSGAELAGTALDLGFYLSMSGIAAFPKSGYLRDIFAAAPVDRILVETDAPYLAPPPHRGKRNEPAYTVHTAKVGAELFGLDYAEFAARTEANFERLFTKAARAAKAA; encoded by the coding sequence ATGACCGACAGCCCGCGCATCACCGACAGCCATTGCCATCTCGACTTTTCCGACTTCGCCGGCGAGTTGGATGAGGTCGTCGGTAACGCGAAGCGGGCCGGCGTCCACCGGATGGTCACCATCTGCACACGGCTCAAGCACGAGCCGCAGGTCCGCGCGATCGCCGAGGCGCAAGACGGGGTGTTCTATGCCGCCGGCACGCATCCGATGAACGCCGCGGACGAACCTATGGCTTCAGTCGACGAGTTGGTCGCTCTGGCGTGTCATCCGAAATTCGTCGGCATCGGCGAAAGCGGGCTCGACTACCACTACACGGCCGAGAGCGCCGAGGTGCAGCAAAAGTCGCTGCGCGTCCATATCGCGGCGGCGCGGGAAACGGGACTGCCGCTGATTATCCACGCTCGGGCGGCCGACGAGGACATGGCGCGAATTCTGACCGAGGAACACCGCAACGGCGCCTATCCTTGCGTGATGCACTGCTACTCGTCGGGCGCTGAACTGGCCGGCACCGCGCTCGATCTCGGCTTCTACCTCTCGATGTCGGGGATCGCGGCCTTCCCGAAAAGCGGCTACCTGCGGGACATCTTCGCCGCCGCTCCAGTTGACCGCATCCTCGTCGAGACCGACGCCCCCTACCTCGCCCCGCCGCCGCATCGCGGCAAGCGGAACGAACCCGCCTACACCGTCCATACCGCCAAGGTCGGCGCCGAGCTCTTCGGCCTCGACTACGCCGAGTTCGCGGCGCGGACCGAGGCAAACTTCGAACGGCTCTTCACCAAGGCGGCGCGCGCCGCGAAGGCGGCCTGA
- a CDS encoding sulfurtransferase TusA family protein: protein MDWDQELDARGLLCPLPVLKARKRLAGMAPGAILRLVSTDPAAVIDVPHFCVEAGHELIGTSEHDGEQAYLIRRGGSKG from the coding sequence ATGGACTGGGATCAGGAACTCGATGCGCGCGGGCTGTTGTGCCCGCTGCCCGTGCTCAAGGCGCGCAAGCGGCTGGCCGGCATGGCGCCGGGCGCGATTCTCAGGCTCGTCTCGACCGATCCGGCGGCGGTGATCGACGTTCCGCATTTCTGCGTCGAGGCGGGGCACGAGCTGATCGGGACGTCCGAGCACGATGGCGAGCAGGCCTATCTCATCCGGCGCGGTGGCTCGAAGGGCTGA
- a CDS encoding DNA polymerase III subunit delta', with protein MTDDALPEPDRVEGAPHPRDTGRLIGQATAEAAFLDAHAGGRLHHAWLLTGPFGVGKATLAWRVARFLLATKADDGEGGLFADAGPPPAPQSLDIDAGHPVARRIHAGAEPRLFLLRRAWDEDRKRLKTVITVDEVRKLRSFLQLSAADGGHRVVIVDAADEMNIAAANALLKMLEEPPAGVTFLLVSHQPSRLLPTIRSRCRALKLGTLASSDLVEAMRQAGAELGDGEALSALSGGSVGEAIRLVNLDGIETYAAIVDLIRSVPRLDRPRALKLAEAAARRGAEERLDLLLSLIDLFLARLARRGALGAAGSEAAPGETELLARLAPDPVAGRRWAELQQTLGARARHGRAVNLDPATLILDVILKIDETARELVSA; from the coding sequence ATGACGGACGATGCACTTCCCGAACCCGACCGCGTGGAAGGCGCACCGCATCCGCGCGACACCGGCCGGCTGATCGGACAGGCAACGGCCGAGGCCGCCTTCCTCGACGCCCATGCAGGCGGCCGGCTTCATCACGCATGGCTTCTGACGGGGCCCTTCGGCGTCGGCAAGGCGACGCTCGCCTGGCGGGTCGCACGCTTCCTGCTTGCCACGAAAGCGGATGACGGCGAAGGCGGCCTATTCGCAGATGCCGGGCCTCCACCCGCGCCCCAGTCGCTCGACATTGACGCTGGCCACCCCGTCGCGCGCCGCATCCATGCCGGGGCCGAGCCGCGGCTCTTCCTGCTGCGCCGGGCGTGGGACGAGGACAGGAAGCGCCTGAAGACAGTGATCACCGTGGACGAGGTTCGGAAGCTCAGAAGCTTCCTTCAGCTCTCGGCAGCCGATGGCGGGCACCGGGTCGTGATCGTCGACGCGGCCGACGAGATGAACATTGCCGCCGCGAACGCGCTATTGAAGATGCTCGAAGAGCCGCCGGCCGGCGTCACCTTTCTGCTCGTCAGCCACCAGCCCTCGCGGCTTCTGCCCACGATCCGGTCCCGCTGCCGCGCGCTGAAGCTCGGAACGCTCGCGTCCAGCGACCTGGTGGAGGCGATGCGGCAGGCTGGTGCCGAACTGGGCGACGGAGAGGCGCTGTCGGCCCTGTCGGGCGGCTCCGTGGGCGAGGCGATCCGGCTGGTCAATCTCGATGGGATCGAGACCTATGCCGCGATCGTGGACCTGATCCGCTCGGTCCCGCGTCTCGACCGGCCAAGGGCGCTGAAACTGGCCGAAGCCGCCGCGCGGCGCGGCGCGGAGGAGCGGCTCGACCTTCTTCTGTCCCTGATCGACCTCTTCCTCGCCCGTCTCGCCCGCAGGGGCGCGCTCGGCGCGGCGGGATCCGAGGCGGCACCGGGCGAAACCGAGCTGCTCGCCCGCCTCGCACCCGATCCAGTCGCGGGCCGACGGTGGGCGGAGCTTCAGCAGACACTCGGCGCACGGGCGCGGCATGGGAGGGCGGTCAATCTCGATCCCGCGACGCTGATCCTCGACGTGATCCTGAAGATCGACGAGACCGCGCGCGAACTCGTGTCGGCCTGA
- the tmk gene encoding dTMP kinase, producing MFITFEGIDGSGKSTQARRLADVLRAAGHDVVLTREPGGSAGAEEIRRLVLEGDPERWSAETEILLFTAARRDHLERVIEPALKAGKVVICDRFADSTRMYQGMSRGDLREVVDKLHDLMIRREPDLTFIIDMDPETGLSRAKGRNGHEERFEDFGADLQKRMREGFLALADEFPERCRVIDGNRAPDEIAADVASIAVRALS from the coding sequence ATGTTCATCACGTTCGAGGGGATCGACGGCTCGGGCAAGTCGACCCAGGCCCGCCGCCTGGCGGATGTTCTGCGCGCGGCGGGGCATGACGTCGTTCTCACGCGGGAGCCTGGCGGCAGCGCGGGCGCCGAGGAAATCCGGCGGCTGGTCCTAGAGGGCGATCCCGAACGCTGGTCGGCGGAAACGGAGATCCTGCTTTTCACCGCTGCCCGGCGCGACCATTTGGAGCGCGTCATCGAGCCGGCTCTGAAGGCCGGAAAGGTGGTCATCTGCGACCGCTTCGCCGATTCGACTCGGATGTATCAGGGCATGTCTAGGGGCGATCTGCGGGAGGTCGTTGACAAGCTTCACGACTTAATGATCCGGCGCGAGCCCGACCTGACCTTCATTATCGACATGGATCCCGAGACCGGTCTCTCGCGCGCGAAAGGCCGCAACGGCCACGAGGAAAGGTTCGAGGATTTCGGCGCCGATCTGCAAAAGCGCATGCGCGAGGGCTTCCTCGCGCTCGCGGACGAGTTTCCCGAACGGTGCCGCGTGATCGACGGCAATCGCGCTCCTGATGAAATCGCTGCCGACGTTGCCAGCATCGCGGTACGGGCCCTGTCATGA
- a CDS encoding MBL fold metallo-hydrolase, with protein sequence MARMRFTILGCGSSGGVPRIGGLWGECDPGNPKNRRTRCSLLVERIDGGGVTRVLIDTSPDMREQLLREEVSALDAVLYTHSHSDHVNGLDDLRQIVFLTRTRVPVWADGATQHELMARFAYAFVQPEGSSYPPICDLHTIKGPVVIDGNGGKITFDPFEVDHGDIDALGFRIGGVVYLPDVLKIPEPVWQSHLDGLDCWIVDALRRRPHPTHAHLALTLEWIERARPKRAVLTNMHIDIDHAKVEAETPDDVSAAYDGMVLEYEV encoded by the coding sequence ATGGCGCGGATGCGGTTCACGATCCTCGGCTGCGGGTCGTCGGGGGGCGTTCCCCGCATCGGTGGGCTCTGGGGCGAATGCGACCCCGGGAACCCGAAGAACCGGCGCACGCGCTGCTCGCTCCTCGTCGAGCGCATCGACGGCGGCGGCGTCACTCGCGTCTTGATCGACACCTCGCCCGACATGCGCGAACAGCTTCTGCGCGAGGAGGTGAGCGCCCTAGACGCGGTCCTCTACACCCATTCGCATTCCGACCACGTCAACGGGCTCGACGATCTTCGCCAGATCGTTTTCTTGACGCGGACGCGCGTCCCCGTCTGGGCGGACGGCGCGACCCAGCACGAGTTGATGGCGCGGTTCGCCTATGCGTTCGTGCAGCCCGAAGGCTCCTCCTACCCGCCGATCTGCGACCTGCACACAATCAAGGGGCCAGTCGTGATCGACGGCAACGGCGGCAAGATCACCTTCGATCCGTTCGAGGTCGATCACGGCGACATCGACGCGCTGGGCTTCCGGATCGGCGGCGTGGTCTACTTGCCGGACGTCCTGAAGATCCCCGAGCCGGTCTGGCAGAGCCATCTAGACGGGCTCGACTGCTGGATCGTCGACGCGCTCCGACGCAGGCCGCATCCGACCCACGCCCATCTGGCACTGACTCTCGAGTGGATCGAGCGCGCCCGGCCAAAACGCGCGGTTCTCACAAACATGCATATCGACATCGACCACGCGAAGGTGGAGGCCGAGACGCCCGACGACGTCAGCGCCGCCTATGACGGGATGGTGCTGGAATACGAGGTCTGA
- a CDS encoding molybdopterin-binding protein, translating into MSGHLIPPRLRDDCFAMPQGVDWVPVEDALARLRAALVPVEQVEEIAVADGLGRVLAEPALAHRSNPPRANSAVDGYGFAHAATGEGVQRLPLVAGRAAAGQPYDGTVPAGHAIRILTGAILPEGVDTVVLEEDCATDGATVAFDGPAKPRANTRKAGEDVSEGAVALPTGRVLRAPDLALLSALGIARVRVFRKLRIAVLSTGDEIVADPSRTALPHQIYDANRPMLLALARKWDADPVDLGHAGDDPAAIRRALDRGSAEADLILTSGGASAGDEDHVSALLRAEGKLTSWRIAMKPGRPLALALWQGVPVFGLPGNPVAAFVCALIFARPAVALMSGAGWTGPLAFTVPAGFTKAKKAGRREYLRARIGSDGRAEVFASEGSGRISGLSWAEGLVELPDDAMDIAPGTPVMFLPYSAFGL; encoded by the coding sequence ATGAGCGGTCACCTGATCCCCCCGCGCCTGCGCGACGACTGCTTCGCGATGCCGCAGGGCGTGGATTGGGTGCCGGTCGAGGACGCGCTGGCGCGGCTGCGCGCGGCGCTCGTGCCCGTCGAACAGGTCGAGGAGATCGCCGTCGCCGATGGCCTCGGCCGCGTCCTCGCCGAGCCTGCCCTCGCGCACCGCTCGAACCCGCCGCGCGCGAATTCGGCGGTCGACGGCTACGGCTTCGCGCATGCCGCCACGGGTGAGGGCGTTCAGCGCCTGCCGCTCGTCGCGGGCCGCGCGGCGGCCGGCCAGCCGTACGACGGCACGGTGCCGGCGGGCCACGCCATCCGCATCCTCACCGGCGCGATTCTGCCCGAGGGCGTCGACACGGTCGTGCTCGAGGAGGATTGCGCCACCGACGGCGCCACGGTCGCCTTCGACGGCCCGGCGAAGCCGCGCGCGAACACGCGCAAGGCAGGCGAGGACGTCTCCGAAGGCGCAGTCGCGCTTCCCACGGGCCGCGTGCTCCGCGCCCCCGACCTCGCCCTTCTCTCCGCGCTCGGCATCGCGCGCGTCCGGGTCTTCCGTAAGCTGCGCATCGCGGTCCTCTCGACCGGCGACGAGATCGTGGCGGATCCCTCCCGCACCGCCCTTCCGCACCAGATCTACGATGCGAACCGGCCGATGCTTCTGGCGCTCGCGCGGAAGTGGGACGCCGATCCCGTCGACCTCGGCCATGCCGGCGACGATCCCGCCGCGATCCGGCGCGCGCTGGACCGCGGCTCGGCGGAGGCGGACCTGATCCTGACCTCCGGCGGCGCCTCGGCGGGGGACGAGGATCACGTCTCCGCTCTCCTCCGCGCCGAGGGCAAGCTCACGAGCTGGCGAATCGCGATGAAGCCCGGCCGCCCCCTCGCACTCGCGCTCTGGCAGGGCGTTCCCGTCTTCGGCCTGCCCGGCAACCCGGTCGCGGCCTTCGTCTGCGCGCTGATCTTCGCGCGGCCCGCCGTGGCGCTCATGTCCGGCGCGGGATGGACGGGGCCTCTGGCCTTCACGGTGCCGGCGGGCTTCACGAAGGCCAAGAAGGCAGGCCGGCGCGAATATCTGCGCGCCAGGATCGGCAGCGACGGCAGGGCGGAAGTCTTCGCCTCGGAAGGCTCGGGCCGGATCAGCGGGCTGAGCTGGGCGGAAGGGCTGGTGGAACTGCCCGACGACGCGATGGACATCGCGCCGGGCACGCCGGTCATGTTCCTTCCCTATTCCGCCTTCGGCCTCTGA
- a CDS encoding formate dehydrogenase accessory sulfurtransferase FdhD, giving the protein MPPSLPILPDPADPRLTRVVSGTDHTGAEARISVVEERPLTIYLNAQEIVTAMTIGDYPDYLALGFLRNQGMLRSDDVVTGVDYDEEIETVVVRTERQTSYEEKVRKKTRTSGCAVGTVFGDMMEGLEGLTLPDAEVRTSWLYALAKAINTTPSLYLEAGAIHGTVLCERDRPLVYMEDVGRHNAVDKIAGFMFRHGVSAADKILYTTGRLTSEMVIKTALMGIPVLASRSGFTAWGVEIAREVGLTLIGRMRGQRFVCLSGEERLVRDADPAAVPEEGAKHRRKAAGDD; this is encoded by the coding sequence ATGCCTCCTTCCCTGCCGATCCTGCCCGATCCCGCCGACCCGCGGCTGACGCGGGTGGTCAGCGGAACCGACCACACCGGCGCCGAGGCGCGGATTTCGGTCGTCGAGGAGCGGCCGCTCACGATTTACCTGAACGCGCAGGAGATCGTCACCGCGATGACGATCGGCGACTATCCCGACTACCTCGCGCTCGGGTTCCTGCGCAATCAGGGGATGCTTCGGTCGGACGATGTCGTGACCGGTGTCGATTACGACGAGGAGATCGAGACGGTCGTCGTCAGGACCGAGCGCCAGACCTCCTACGAGGAGAAGGTCAGGAAGAAGACCCGCACCTCGGGCTGCGCGGTCGGCACCGTTTTCGGCGACATGATGGAGGGACTCGAGGGGCTGACCCTGCCTGATGCCGAAGTGCGCACGAGCTGGCTTTATGCGCTCGCCAAGGCGATCAACACGACGCCGTCACTCTATCTCGAGGCGGGTGCGATCCACGGCACGGTCCTCTGCGAACGCGACCGGCCGCTCGTCTACATGGAGGATGTCGGCCGCCACAACGCCGTGGACAAGATCGCAGGCTTCATGTTCCGCCATGGCGTGAGCGCGGCGGACAAGATCCTCTACACGACCGGGCGGCTGACCTCCGAGATGGTGATCAAGACGGCGCTCATGGGCATTCCGGTCCTCGCCTCGCGGTCGGGCTTCACCGCCTGGGGCGTGGAGATCGCGCGCGAAGTCGGGCTGACGCTCATCGGGCGGATGCGGGGCCAGCGCTTCGTCTGCCTCTCGGGCGAGGAGCGGCTGGTGCGCGACGCCGATCCGGCGGCGGTGCCAGAGGAAGGCGCCAAGCACCGCCGGAAGGCAGCGGGCGATGACTGA
- the mobA gene encoding molybdenum cofactor guanylyltransferase MobA: MTDLPGIILAGGRATRMGGGDKGLREIAGERLLDRVIARLAPQCAPVAINANGDPARFAEFGLPVLSDSLPDHPGPLAGVLAGLDWAESLGAEAIVTVAADTPFFPSDLAARLRAAAGPSGLALAASPDAEGRLRQHPTFGLWPVALRDDLRAALDGGLRKIVLWTDRHGAGTAEFASDPFDPFFNVNTPEDIETAERLIA; this comes from the coding sequence ATGACTGACCTGCCCGGAATCATCCTCGCCGGCGGCCGCGCGACGCGGATGGGCGGCGGCGACAAGGGCCTGCGCGAGATCGCGGGCGAGCGACTGCTCGACCGGGTTATCGCCCGCCTCGCCCCGCAATGCGCGCCCGTCGCCATCAACGCGAACGGCGACCCTGCTCGATTCGCCGAGTTTGGCCTGCCGGTGCTGTCCGACAGCCTGCCGGACCATCCCGGCCCACTCGCCGGTGTGCTCGCCGGGCTCGACTGGGCCGAGAGCCTCGGGGCGGAGGCCATCGTCACGGTCGCCGCCGACACGCCGTTCTTCCCCTCAGACCTCGCCGCGCGGCTGCGTGCCGCCGCAGGCCCGTCCGGCCTCGCGCTCGCCGCAAGCCCCGATGCCGAGGGGCGGCTGCGCCAGCACCCCACCTTCGGGCTCTGGCCGGTTGCGCTGAGGGACGACCTGCGCGCCGCGCTCGACGGCGGGCTGAGGAAGATCGTCCTCTGGACCGACCGCCACGGCGCGGGCACCGCCGAATTCGCCTCGGACCCGTTCGATCCGTTCTTCAACGTCAACACGCCGGAAGACATCGAAACTGCCGAGAGGCTCATCGCATGA
- a CDS encoding D-alanyl-D-alanine carboxypeptidase family protein — protein MIRLAALLILALTTALPAGAFETRAGAAWVYDVTTGTVLLSKNADEMLPPASMSKLMTLNMLFEALRDGRVRLDERFAVSARAKAMGGSTMFLNETDRPTVEELIKGIVVLSGNDACVVVAEGLAGTEEDFARKMNERAKSLGLEHSTFANSHGWPHPNQRMSMHDLGQLSVRLIEEFPEYYGYFALTEFPYDGRSPDNRFNRNPLLKLGIGADGLKTGHTEEAGYGLVGSAIQDGRRIVFAVNGLANERERAEESERIVTWAFREFVQKTIAPKGTRISEADIWLGEISRVGLVVEEDLSLLLPSLAREKLKANIVYTGPIEAPVEEGQKLAEMIVEIPGVEPVSIPLVAERAVPRGGFTTRLRTAFGVLSKRVLAEIGI, from the coding sequence ATGATCCGTCTCGCCGCCCTTCTGATCCTCGCGCTCACGACTGCCCTGCCGGCCGGCGCCTTTGAGACTCGTGCGGGCGCCGCCTGGGTCTATGACGTCACGACCGGCACAGTGCTTCTCTCGAAGAACGCGGATGAGATGCTACCGCCCGCGTCTATGTCGAAGCTGATGACGCTGAACATGCTCTTCGAAGCCTTGCGCGACGGCCGGGTGCGGCTCGACGAACGCTTCGCCGTCTCGGCGCGTGCGAAGGCAATGGGCGGATCAACCATGTTCCTGAACGAAACCGACCGGCCCACAGTCGAGGAACTGATCAAGGGCATCGTCGTTCTCTCGGGCAACGATGCCTGCGTCGTCGTGGCAGAAGGGCTGGCCGGCACCGAGGAGGACTTCGCGCGCAAGATGAACGAACGCGCGAAATCGCTGGGACTTGAGCATTCGACCTTCGCCAATTCTCATGGCTGGCCCCATCCCAACCAGCGGATGAGCATGCACGATCTCGGCCAACTCTCTGTCCGGCTGATCGAGGAGTTTCCCGAATACTATGGCTATTTCGCGCTGACGGAATTTCCCTATGACGGCCGTTCGCCGGACAACCGGTTCAACCGCAATCCGCTTCTCAAGCTTGGCATCGGTGCCGACGGTCTGAAGACCGGCCACACCGAAGAGGCAGGGTACGGCCTTGTCGGTTCGGCCATTCAGGACGGGCGCCGGATTGTCTTTGCCGTCAACGGCCTGGCCAATGAGCGTGAGCGCGCAGAGGAGTCGGAGCGCATCGTGACCTGGGCGTTTCGCGAATTCGTTCAGAAAACGATCGCGCCGAAGGGAACGCGCATCTCGGAGGCTGACATCTGGCTGGGCGAAATCTCGCGCGTCGGGCTTGTCGTTGAGGAAGATCTGTCGCTGCTCCTGCCTTCGCTCGCGCGCGAGAAGCTGAAGGCTAATATTGTCTACACTGGCCCGATCGAGGCTCCCGTGGAGGAAGGACAGAAGCTCGCCGAAATGATCGTGGAGATCCCGGGCGTGGAGCCCGTGTCGATTCCGCTGGTGGCCGAGCGGGCCGTGCCGCGGGGCGGCTTCACGACGCGGCTCCGGACCGCCTTCGGCGTCCTGTCGAAACGCGTTCTTGCCGAGATCGGCATCTGA
- the mobB gene encoding molybdopterin-guanine dinucleotide biosynthesis protein B: MRLYGVTGWKNSGKTHLVERLVAEITRRGISVSTVKHAHHAADLDQPGRDSYRHREAGAQEVLVASPIRWALLHELRGAPEPPLGDLLARLSPVDLVLIEGYKREAHPKIETHRAGTGHPLLARANPTIRAVASDTSPEGSEVPVLDLNDTAAIADFVLAEVGL; encoded by the coding sequence ATGAGGCTCTACGGCGTCACCGGCTGGAAGAATTCCGGCAAGACCCACCTAGTGGAACGGCTCGTGGCCGAGATCACGCGGCGAGGGATCTCGGTTTCGACCGTGAAGCATGCCCACCATGCGGCCGATCTGGACCAGCCGGGACGCGACAGCTACCGCCACCGCGAAGCCGGGGCGCAGGAGGTTCTCGTTGCCTCGCCCATCCGCTGGGCGCTCCTGCACGAGCTGCGGGGCGCGCCCGAACCGCCCCTCGGCGACCTGCTGGCGCGGCTTTCGCCGGTCGATCTGGTGCTGATCGAGGGCTACAAGCGCGAGGCCCATCCGAAGATCGAGACGCACCGGGCCGGGACGGGCCATCCGCTTCTCGCGCGCGCCAATCCCACGATCCGGGCGGTGGCGTCGGACACAAGCCCCGAGGGCAGCGAAGTGCCTGTCCTCGACCTGAACGACACCGCCGCGATCGCCGATTTCGTGTTGGCTGAGGTCGGGCTGTGA